From the genome of Hymenobacter gelipurpurascens:
CTACACGCCGGAGCTGGAGCAGAAGCAGGCGGAGCAGTACAAGATGTTCTTCCGCGTCTTCCGCGACTACAAGAACGTGCTGACCGGCGTCACCTTCTGGAACGTCTCGGACCAGTACAGCTGGCTGGATACGTACCCCGTCGCTGGCCGCAAAAACTACCCCTTGCTCTTCGACCAAAACCTGAAGCCCAAAAAGGCTTTTCAGGAAGTGGTGAAGTTCTAGAACAACAAAACGGTAACCCCCTTCCTCAGATGAGGAGAGAAGTTGCCGTTCTCTGTCTACAGTAAATAACTGCGGCTCATCAGCCTCTGCTTTTCCGTGCTTATGCCCATTCCACATTCCCATCCAACACGCTCAGCCCTGCTTGCTCGCTGGCTGCTGTGTGCCTTGCTGCTACTGGCCTACACTCAAAGCTGGGCCGACACCCCGACTGGCCTAGGCGAGCAGTACGTTTCTGCGAAGAAAGGTAAAGGCAGCTTCGCGCTGGCAGCATCCGGCAAAACTGCGCCGCTGTTTGTCAGTGCTCAGGATTGGGCCGGCGTACAGCGCGCCGCCAAAGATTTGCAGGCTGATATCAACCGCGTTACCAAACTCCAACCGACGTTAACCACTGACCAAGCGCCAAAGGGCAAGGAAGTAGTCCTGATTGGAACGCTTGGCAAAAGCCCGCTCATCGACCAGCTTGTACAGAGTAAAAAGCTCGATGTGTCGGGTATTGCCGGTAAGTGGGAAGTTTCCCTGGTGCAGGTGGTGGAGAAACCCATGCCGGGCATCGACCGGGCGTTGGTAATTGCGGGCAGCGACAAGCGCGGCACCATCTACGGCATTTATGAGGTGTCGCGGCAGATAGGGGTGTCGCCGTGGTACTGGTGGGCCGATGTGCCGGTGAAGGAGCAAAAGTCTTTATACGTAGCCGCGGGCCGCCACACGCAGGGTGAGCCGAAGGTGAAATACCGCGGCATTTTCCTCAACGACGAAGCACCAGCCCTGAGCGGCTGGGCCAAGGGGAAGTTTGGGGGTATCAACTCCAAAATGTACGTGCATGTATTTGAGCTGATTTTGCGCCTGAAGGGCAACTACTTGTGGCCCGCCATGTGGGGCAATGCCTTCAACGACGACGACAAGCAAAGCCCCATACTGGCCGACGAGTACGGCGTAGTCATGGGCACTTCTCACCACGAGCCCATGGTGCGCTCCCAGCAGGAGTGGAAACGCTTCGGCTCGGGCCCCTGGAACTACCAAACCAACCAGAAAACGCTGGAAGACTTCTGGCGTCAGGGTATCGTGAACATGGGCACCAAGGAAAGCATCGTCACCATTGGGATGCGCGGCGACGGCGACGAGCCCATGAGCGAGGAAAGCAACATTTCTCTGCTGGAGCGCATTGTGGCTGATCAGCGCAAGATTTTGGCCGAAGCCACCGGCAAACCCGCTGACCAAACACCGCAGCTCTGGGCCCTTTACAAGGAAGTGCAGGACTACTACGACCGCGGCATGCGCGTACCCGACGATGTAACGCTGCTCCTCTGCGACGACAACTGGGGCAACCTCCGCAAGCTGCCCAAGCCCGGCGAGAAGCCCCGCAGTGGCGGCTACGGTATCTACTACCACTTCGACTACGTGGGTGGCCCCCGCAACTACAAGTGGCTCAACACCAATCCGCTGCCTCGCATCTGGGAGCAAATGCACCTGGCCCACGAGTACGGTGCTAATCAGATCTGGATTGTGAACGTGGGCGATCTGAAGCCCATGGAGCTTCCCATCAGCTTCTTCCTCGATTACGCCTGGAACCCCGACCGCATTAAAGCTACCGACGTAGCGGCCTATACCCAGCGTTGGGCGGCGCAGCAGTTCGGCGAGAAGCATGCTGCCGGCATTGCCGACATCCTGGCCAATTATGCCAAGTACAACGCCCGCCGTAAGCCTGAGCTGCTGGACCAGAAAACCTACAGCCTGGCTACCGGCGAGTGGGCTACCGTAGTGAATGATTACAACCAGCTGCTGAACCGCGCCGAGGCCATCAACCAGGCTATTCCGGCCGCCTCCCGCGACGCTTACTACCAACTGGTGCTGCACCCGGTGCAGGCCTGCGCCAATCTGAATGAGCTCTACTTCACCGTGGCTCTTAACCACGACGCGGCCCAAAAAGGTCAGGCCGACACCAACGGGCTGGCCGAGAAAGCCAAGGCGCTGTATGCCAAGGATGCGGAAATCACGAAACGCTACCATGCCGTGGCGGGCGGCAAGTGGAACCACATGATGGACCAGACCCACATTGGCTACACCTACTGGCAGCAGCCCAACGAGCAAAAGATGCCCGAGGTAAAAACGCTGCCAAACGCCACAGCACCTGCCGTTGCGCCCATCATACCCGCTAGGCCAGTAGCCGTACCTACCGCTGGTGCGGGTTTCCTGGAAAGCAATGGCTACGTAAGCATAGAGGCCGAGCATTACACCAAAGCCGTAACTGGCAGCGCCATCACCTGGCAGAACCTGCCCGACCTGGGCCGTACCCTAGGCGCCGTGACCACCTTCCCGGTGACAGCCGCGGCAGAGGCTACACCCGGTGGCCAGTCTCCTCACCTGCAGTACACCATCACGCTGCAGCAGGCCGGTCCCGTTACGGTGCAGGCCTACTTGGCGCCCACGCTCAATTTCGCGGGCGGGCAGGGCTTGCGCTACGCCGTTTCTATTGACGATGAAGCCCCGCAAATAGTGAACCTGCACACTGGCCTAGTGGCCGATAATGGCAACAGACCCTGGGAAAGGGCGGTGGCCGAAAGCATCCTTATCAAAACCTCGCAGCACACGGTAGCCGCCGCGGGCACGCACACGCTGAAGTTCTGGCGCGTAGACCCCGGCGTGGTGCTGGAAAAACTGGTCGTGAGCCGCGGCACGGTGCCTGCTAGCTACCTTGGTCCGCCCGAAAGCTCTTCCGCGAAGCCAGCTGCGGGGAAAGGCAGCGTAGGCCGCCGGTAGTACATACGCATCTGCAAAAGGCAGCTGCAGCCTAAGTCCTATAAGGAATTGGTTGTAGCTGCCTTTATTACTTAAAATTGAACAGAGCTGGCCTATCAGCCAGAACGAAATAAGTTGATTGTTATGCGAGGTAAAGCATTGCTGTTGAGTGCCTGGCTGGTGCCGGGAATAGTGCTAGGCCAGTCGAAGCCC
Proteins encoded in this window:
- a CDS encoding glycosyl hydrolase 115 family protein, giving the protein MPIPHSHPTRSALLARWLLCALLLLAYTQSWADTPTGLGEQYVSAKKGKGSFALAASGKTAPLFVSAQDWAGVQRAAKDLQADINRVTKLQPTLTTDQAPKGKEVVLIGTLGKSPLIDQLVQSKKLDVSGIAGKWEVSLVQVVEKPMPGIDRALVIAGSDKRGTIYGIYEVSRQIGVSPWYWWADVPVKEQKSLYVAAGRHTQGEPKVKYRGIFLNDEAPALSGWAKGKFGGINSKMYVHVFELILRLKGNYLWPAMWGNAFNDDDKQSPILADEYGVVMGTSHHEPMVRSQQEWKRFGSGPWNYQTNQKTLEDFWRQGIVNMGTKESIVTIGMRGDGDEPMSEESNISLLERIVADQRKILAEATGKPADQTPQLWALYKEVQDYYDRGMRVPDDVTLLLCDDNWGNLRKLPKPGEKPRSGGYGIYYHFDYVGGPRNYKWLNTNPLPRIWEQMHLAHEYGANQIWIVNVGDLKPMELPISFFLDYAWNPDRIKATDVAAYTQRWAAQQFGEKHAAGIADILANYAKYNARRKPELLDQKTYSLATGEWATVVNDYNQLLNRAEAINQAIPAASRDAYYQLVLHPVQACANLNELYFTVALNHDAAQKGQADTNGLAEKAKALYAKDAEITKRYHAVAGGKWNHMMDQTHIGYTYWQQPNEQKMPEVKTLPNATAPAVAPIIPARPVAVPTAGAGFLESNGYVSIEAEHYTKAVTGSAITWQNLPDLGRTLGAVTTFPVTAAAEATPGGQSPHLQYTITLQQAGPVTVQAYLAPTLNFAGGQGLRYAVSIDDEAPQIVNLHTGLVADNGNRPWERAVAESILIKTSQHTVAAAGTHTLKFWRVDPGVVLEKLVVSRGTVPASYLGPPESSSAKPAAGKGSVGRR